One window from the genome of Streptococcus salivarius encodes:
- a CDS encoding PTS transporter subunit EIIB, with protein MNYKETGQKILDAVGGKEKVQNLVNCAKRLCFTLADDSKADDKVVQTI; from the coding sequence ATGAACTATAAAGAGACAGGACAGAAGATTTTAGATGCTGTAGGAGGAAAGGAGAAAGTTCAGAATCTTGTAAACTGTGCTAAACGTTTATGTTTTACCTTAGCAGATGATTCTAAAGCTGATGATAAAGTTGTTCAAACTATCTAA
- a CDS encoding PTS transporter subunit EIIC, with protein sequence MLIGAILLHPTFTQIVTTAKESGHGVYFFSIPLTLTSYSSTVIPVILAVWFMSYVEHFAIKISPKAVKFFLVPMITTLITAIVTLLILGPGTLASNVAQGE encoded by the coding sequence ATGTTGATTGGTGCTATTTTATTACACCCAACTTTTACGCAGATTGTGACAACTGCCAAGGAATCAGGTCATGGCGTCTATTTCTTTAGTATTCCCCTTACATTAACTTCTTACTCATCAACGGTTATTCCTGTTATTTTGGCAGTTTGGTTTATGAGTTACGTGGAGCACTTTGCAATTAAAATTTCACCAAAGGCTGTTAAATTTTTCTTGGTGCCTATGATTACGACCTTGATCACTGCAATCGTAACACTTTTGATTTTAGGTCCAGGTACTTTGGCTTCGAATGTGGCTCAGGGGGAGTAG
- the nrdG gene encoding anaerobic ribonucleoside-triphosphate reductase activating protein, with the protein MTWNTPKPQEWKSEELSLGRIIDYKAFNFVDGEGVRNSLYVSGCMFHCEGCYNAATWSFKAGIPYTKELEEQIMRDLAQPYVQGLTLLGGEPFLNTGILIPLVKRIRKELPEKDIWSWTGYTWEELMLETPDKLELLQLVDILVDGRFDITKKNLMLQFRGSSNQRIIDVKKSLDQGAVVIWDKLNDGQTNYEQVDRKDML; encoded by the coding sequence ATGACATGGAATACACCAAAACCACAGGAATGGAAGTCTGAAGAGCTTAGCCTAGGACGCATTATTGACTACAAAGCTTTTAATTTCGTTGATGGTGAAGGCGTACGTAACTCCCTTTACGTCTCTGGTTGCATGTTTCATTGCGAGGGATGCTATAACGCTGCCACTTGGTCCTTTAAGGCAGGAATTCCCTATACTAAAGAACTTGAAGAACAAATCATGAGGGATCTAGCTCAACCTTACGTACAAGGTCTCACGCTACTTGGTGGTGAACCCTTCCTAAACACAGGAATTCTCATTCCCTTAGTCAAACGCATTCGTAAGGAACTCCCGGAAAAAGATATCTGGTCTTGGACTGGGTATACTTGGGAGGAGTTGATGCTTGAAACCCCTGATAAACTAGAACTTCTTCAACTCGTTGATATTCTCGTTGACGGCCGCTTTGACATCACTAAAAAGAATCTTATGCTCCAGTTTCGAGGATCATCTAATCAACGTATTATTGATGTCAAAAAATCTCTTGATCAAGGAGCAGTCGTTATTTGGGACAAACTAAATGACGGTCAAACTAACTATGAACAAGTTGATCGTAAAGATATGCTATAA
- a CDS encoding YitT family protein, with product MNKAPLHKHVKFVAKKSAKRMGVLQAVRSISREKYTEKVSASLLYGLLSSIAVNFFFQPGHVYSSGATGLAQVLSALSVRTLGFEIPVSLTFYAINIPLLILAWYKIGHKFTIFTFITVTMSSLFIQVMPHVTLTEDPLINAIFGGLVMGTGIGFGLKSRISSGGTDIVSLTIRKKTGRDVGNISLIVNGIIMVFAGILFGWKYALYSMVTIFVSSRVTDAIFTKQKKMQAMIVTSNPDPVVRMIQKKLHRGVTLINDAEGTYNHEKKAVLLAIITREEYTDFKHYMRKADPKAFVSIAENVHILGRFVDLDD from the coding sequence ATGAATAAAGCACCTCTTCATAAACATGTTAAATTTGTAGCGAAAAAGTCTGCGAAGAGAATGGGCGTTTTGCAGGCTGTTCGTAGTATTTCCCGTGAAAAGTATACTGAAAAAGTCTCAGCGTCTTTACTTTATGGGCTCTTATCGTCAATCGCCGTTAATTTCTTTTTTCAACCTGGACATGTTTACTCCAGTGGAGCGACAGGTTTGGCACAGGTTTTATCGGCATTGAGTGTTAGAACTTTGGGCTTTGAGATACCAGTATCATTGACTTTCTACGCGATTAATATCCCTCTCTTGATTTTGGCTTGGTATAAGATTGGCCATAAATTTACTATCTTTACCTTCATTACAGTAACGATGAGTTCCCTTTTTATTCAGGTGATGCCACATGTAACCTTGACAGAGGATCCTTTGATCAATGCTATCTTTGGTGGTTTGGTCATGGGAACAGGGATTGGTTTCGGTTTAAAATCTCGTATCTCTAGCGGAGGGACGGATATCGTTAGCCTCACTATTCGTAAGAAAACAGGCCGTGATGTTGGTAATATCTCCTTGATTGTCAATGGGATTATCATGGTTTTTGCGGGCATTCTTTTTGGTTGGAAATACGCTCTCTATTCAATGGTTACGATTTTTGTTTCTAGTCGAGTAACGGATGCGATTTTCACTAAACAAAAGAAAATGCAGGCTATGATTGTTACAAGTAATCCAGATCCAGTTGTACGAATGATCCAGAAGAAACTCCACCGTGGAGTAACGTTGATTAATGATGCGGAAGGAACATATAATCACGAAAAGAAAGCCGTATTATTGGCGATTATTACGCGTGAAGAGTATACTGACTTCAAGCATTATATGAGAAAAGCAGACCCTAAAGCTTTTGTCTCCATTGCAGAAAATGTACATATTCTAGGTCGTTTTGTTGATTTAGATGACTAA
- the nrdD gene encoding anaerobic ribonucleoside-triphosphate reductase — MITLEKEMVTINPDIKVIKRDGRMVVFDSSKIYEAILKASEAITPITPLIEAKLEGIANRIVAEINDRFTQNIKIYEIQSIVEHELLEANEYAIAQEYINYRTKRDFERSQATDINFTISKLVNKDQAVVHENANKDSDLYNTQRDLTAGIVGKSVGLKMLPPHVANAHQKGDIHFHDLDYSPYTPMTNCCLIDFKGMLANGFKIGNAEVESPKSIQTATAQISQIIANVASSQYGGCTADRIDEFLAPYAELNYKKHLADAKEWVAEEKREDYARAKTRKDIYDAMQSLEYEINTLFTSNGQTPFTSLGFGLGTSWFEREIQKAILQVRILGLGSEHRTAIFPKLIFTLKRGLNLEPSSPNYDIKQLALECATKRMYPDVLSYDKVIELTGSFKAPMGCRSFLQGWKDENGVEVNSGRMNLGVVTLNLPRIALESKGDQDKFWEIFEERMGIAKDALVYRVERVKEATPANAPILYQYGAFGQRLGKFDNVDQLFKHRRATVSLGYIGLYEVASVFYGSDWETNLEAKAFTLNIVKAMKNACEGWSDEYDYHFSVYSTPSESLTDRFCRLDTEKFGVVTDITDKEYYTNSFHYDVRKNPTPFEKLEFEKAYPEAGATGGFIHYCEYPVLQQNPKALEAVWDFAYDRVGYLGTNTPIDKCYKCDFEGDFTPTERGFMCPNCGNTDPKTVDVVKRTCGYLGNPQARPMVKGRHKEISARVKHMNGSTIKYEGKHL; from the coding sequence TATGGTTGTCTTTGATTCAAGTAAAATATATGAAGCTATTCTCAAAGCGAGTGAAGCTATTACACCTATCACACCCTTAATTGAAGCAAAATTGGAGGGAATTGCCAACCGTATTGTTGCTGAAATTAATGACCGCTTCACTCAAAATATCAAAATATATGAAATCCAAAGCATTGTAGAGCATGAGTTACTCGAAGCTAACGAATATGCTATCGCTCAAGAATATATTAACTATCGTACCAAACGTGATTTTGAGCGTTCTCAGGCTACTGACATCAATTTCACCATCAGTAAACTTGTTAATAAAGATCAAGCTGTTGTTCATGAAAATGCTAATAAAGATAGCGACCTTTACAATACACAACGTGATCTAACCGCAGGAATTGTCGGAAAGTCTGTAGGACTTAAGATGCTTCCTCCACACGTGGCAAATGCTCATCAAAAAGGAGATATCCATTTCCACGATTTAGACTACAGCCCCTACACACCTATGACCAACTGTTGTTTGATTGACTTCAAAGGCATGTTGGCAAATGGTTTTAAAATTGGTAACGCTGAAGTTGAGAGTCCTAAATCCATTCAAACTGCAACAGCACAAATTTCACAAATCATCGCAAATGTTGCCTCTAGTCAATATGGTGGATGTACTGCAGACCGAATCGATGAGTTTTTAGCTCCTTACGCAGAACTTAACTACAAAAAACACTTAGCTGATGCTAAAGAGTGGGTAGCTGAAGAAAAACGTGAAGATTATGCACGCGCCAAAACGCGTAAAGATATCTACGATGCTATGCAATCTCTTGAATATGAGATTAATACGCTTTTCACTTCAAATGGACAGACTCCCTTTACCTCTCTAGGTTTCGGTTTGGGAACAAGCTGGTTTGAGCGTGAAATCCAAAAGGCTATCCTACAAGTTCGTATTTTAGGACTTGGCTCCGAACACCGTACAGCTATTTTCCCTAAACTGATTTTTACCTTAAAACGTGGACTTAACTTAGAGCCTAGCTCACCTAACTACGATATTAAGCAACTAGCTCTTGAATGTGCAACAAAGCGTATGTACCCGGATGTCCTATCATATGACAAAGTCATTGAATTGACGGGTTCCTTCAAGGCTCCTATGGGATGTCGTTCCTTCCTACAGGGGTGGAAGGATGAAAATGGTGTTGAAGTTAATTCTGGACGAATGAATCTGGGGGTTGTAACCCTTAATCTTCCTCGAATTGCCCTAGAATCTAAGGGAGACCAAGATAAATTTTGGGAAATTTTTGAAGAAAGAATGGGAATTGCCAAAGATGCACTCGTCTATCGAGTTGAACGTGTCAAAGAAGCTACACCTGCTAATGCGCCTATACTTTATCAGTATGGGGCCTTTGGCCAACGTCTAGGTAAATTCGACAATGTAGATCAACTCTTCAAACATCGCCGTGCAACCGTATCACTTGGTTATATTGGGCTTTATGAAGTAGCATCTGTTTTTTATGGTAGTGACTGGGAGACAAATCTAGAAGCCAAGGCATTTACTTTAAATATCGTAAAAGCTATGAAAAATGCTTGTGAAGGTTGGTCTGACGAATATGATTATCATTTCTCTGTTTATTCAACACCATCAGAAAGTTTGACTGATCGCTTCTGTCGTTTGGATACCGAAAAATTCGGTGTCGTGACTGATATCACAGATAAAGAATATTACACCAACTCTTTCCACTACGATGTTCGTAAAAATCCAACACCATTTGAAAAATTAGAATTCGAAAAAGCTTACCCAGAAGCTGGCGCAACTGGTGGATTCATCCATTATTGTGAATATCCAGTCCTCCAGCAAAACCCTAAAGCACTCGAAGCTGTCTGGGACTTTGCTTATGACCGTGTCGGTTATCTTGGAACGAATACTCCAATAGATAAATGCTACAAGTGTGACTTTGAAGGGGACTTCACCCCAACAGAACGTGGATTCATGTGTCCTAACTGTGGCAACACAGATCCTAAAACAGTTGATGTTGTCAAACGTACTTGCGGTTATCTAGGAAATCCACAGGCACGCCCAATGGTTAAAGGACGCCACAAAGAAATCTCAGCTCGAGTCAAACACATGAACGGTTCAACCATAAAATATGAAGGTAAACACCTTTAA
- the rpmG gene encoding 50S ribosomal protein L33, with protein MRVNITLEHKESGERLYLTSKNKRNTPDRLQLKKYSPKLRKHVIFTEVK; from the coding sequence ATGCGCGTAAATATTACACTTGAACACAAAGAATCTGGTGAACGCTTGTACCTTACTTCAAAAAACAAACGTAACACTCCAGACCGTCTTCAATTGAAAAAATACTCACCAAAATTGCGTAAACACGTAATCTTTACTGAGGTAAAATAA
- the rpmF gene encoding 50S ribosomal protein L32, with product MAVPARHTSKAKKNKRRTHYKLTAPSVQFDETTGDYSRSHRVSLKGYYKGRKIAKANAAK from the coding sequence ATGGCAGTACCTGCACGTCACACTTCAAAAGCGAAGAAAAACAAACGTCGTACACACTACAAATTGACTGCTCCATCAGTACAATTTGACGAAACAACTGGAGATTACTCACGTTCACACCGTGTATCACTTAAAGGATACTACAAAGGACGTAAAATCGCTAAAGCTAACGCAGCTAAATAA
- a CDS encoding GNAT family N-acetyltransferase has product MILRRPSQTDKEAILEMMAEFEREQAAHDGGFWNAYNFVYEEWLEENLQAEAGLNIPENWVPAIQLVSFDEAGQALGFLNLRLRLNDYLLEKGGHIGYSIRPSERGKGYAKESLRQGLQIAKEKNIHRVLVTCSIKNPASRAVILANGGQLEDIRHETERYWIDLE; this is encoded by the coding sequence ATGATTTTACGCCGTCCAAGTCAAACAGATAAAGAAGCTATCTTAGAGATGATGGCTGAATTTGAAAGGGAGCAAGCTGCTCATGATGGTGGATTTTGGAACGCCTACAATTTTGTTTATGAAGAGTGGCTAGAAGAAAATCTTCAAGCGGAAGCGGGACTCAATATTCCTGAAAACTGGGTTCCTGCTATCCAGCTAGTTAGTTTTGACGAAGCAGGCCAGGCTCTTGGCTTTCTCAACCTTCGTCTCCGATTAAATGACTACTTACTAGAAAAAGGGGGCCATATCGGCTACTCTATCCGTCCATCCGAACGAGGAAAGGGTTATGCGAAAGAATCTCTCCGTCAAGGCTTACAAATAGCTAAAGAAAAGAATATTCATCGTGTTCTGGTCACTTGTAGTATCAAGAATCCTGCTAGCCGAGCTGTTATATTAGCCAACGGTGGTCAGTTGGAGGACATTCGCCATGAAACTGAGCGCTATTGGATAGATTTGGAGTAG
- the aspS gene encoding aspartate--tRNA ligase, translating to MERSMYAGRVRSEHIGTTITLKGWVSRRRNLGGLIFIDLRDREGLMQLVVNPENADATVVETAESLRSEFVIEVTGTVEAREQANDNLPTGAVELKVEDLKILNTAKTTPFEIKDGVEASDDTRMRYRYLDLRRPEMLENFKLRAKVTHAIRNYLDDLEFIDVETPMLTKSTPEGARDYLVPSRVSQGHFYALPQSPQITKQLLMNAGFDRYYQIVKCFRDEDLRGDRQPEFTQVDLETSFLNEQEIQDITEGLIAKVMKETKGIEVTLPFPRMSYDDAMNNYGSDKPDTRFDMLLQDLTEVVKGVDFKVFAEAPAVKAIVVKGNADKYSRKSIDKLTEFAKQFGAKGLAWVKMTDGALAGPVAKFLTSIEEKLTDALHLEENDLVLFVADTLEIANNTLGALRNQIAKELDMIDNTKFNFLWVVDWPMFEWSEEEGRYMSAHHPFTLPTEDSVAELEGDLSKVRAVAYDIVLNGYELGGGSLRINHKDLQERMLKALGFSEESAYEQFGFLLEAMDYGFPPHGGLAIGLDRFVMLLAGKDNIREVIAFPKNNKASDPMTQAPSLVADKQLEELALHVDLENE from the coding sequence ATGGAACGTTCTATGTATGCCGGACGTGTTCGTAGTGAACACATCGGAACTACTATTACTTTGAAAGGTTGGGTATCTCGCCGTCGTAACCTTGGAGGTTTGATTTTCATCGATCTTCGTGACCGTGAAGGTTTGATGCAGTTGGTTGTTAACCCTGAGAATGCGGATGCAACTGTGGTTGAAACAGCTGAGAGCTTGCGTAGCGAATTTGTTATTGAAGTAACAGGAACTGTTGAAGCGCGTGAACAAGCTAATGATAACTTGCCTACAGGTGCTGTCGAACTTAAAGTTGAAGACCTTAAAATCCTTAATACTGCCAAAACAACACCATTTGAAATCAAAGATGGTGTTGAGGCTAGTGATGATACACGTATGCGTTACCGCTACTTGGATCTTCGTCGTCCAGAGATGTTGGAAAACTTTAAGCTCCGTGCAAAGGTAACTCACGCCATCCGTAATTATCTTGATGACTTGGAATTTATCGATGTTGAAACACCAATGTTGACAAAATCTACACCAGAAGGTGCTCGTGATTACTTGGTTCCAAGCCGTGTTAGCCAAGGCCACTTTTATGCTCTTCCGCAAAGTCCCCAAATCACTAAACAATTATTAATGAATGCTGGTTTTGACCGTTATTATCAAATTGTTAAGTGTTTCCGTGATGAAGATTTGCGTGGAGATCGTCAACCTGAGTTTACACAAGTTGACTTGGAAACCTCATTCCTTAATGAGCAAGAAATCCAAGATATTACTGAAGGGTTGATTGCTAAAGTCATGAAAGAAACTAAAGGTATTGAAGTTACACTACCATTTCCACGTATGTCTTATGATGATGCCATGAATAACTATGGTTCTGACAAGCCAGATACACGCTTTGACATGCTTTTACAAGACTTGACAGAGGTTGTCAAGGGGGTAGACTTCAAAGTGTTTGCTGAGGCACCAGCTGTTAAGGCAATTGTTGTCAAAGGAAATGCAGACAAATACTCACGTAAAAGCATTGACAAGTTGACAGAGTTTGCCAAACAATTTGGCGCTAAAGGTCTTGCTTGGGTTAAGATGACTGACGGAGCTCTAGCTGGTCCAGTTGCTAAATTCTTGACAAGTATTGAAGAAAAGTTGACAGATGCTTTACACCTTGAAGAGAATGATCTAGTTCTTTTTGTAGCAGATACTCTTGAAATCGCTAATAACACACTTGGTGCTTTGCGTAATCAGATTGCTAAAGAACTTGACATGATTGACAATACTAAGTTCAACTTCCTTTGGGTTGTCGATTGGCCAATGTTTGAGTGGTCTGAAGAAGAAGGACGCTATATGTCTGCTCACCACCCATTTACTTTGCCAACAGAAGATTCTGTAGCAGAGCTTGAAGGTGATCTTTCCAAGGTTCGTGCTGTGGCTTATGATATTGTCTTGAATGGTTATGAGCTTGGTGGGGGTAGTCTACGTATCAATCATAAAGACCTACAGGAACGTATGTTGAAAGCCCTTGGCTTCTCTGAAGAATCAGCCTACGAGCAATTTGGATTCCTTCTTGAAGCTATGGACTATGGTTTCCCACCACATGGTGGTTTGGCTATCGGTCTTGACCGTTTTGTTATGCTTCTTGCAGGTAAAGATAATATCCGTGAAGTGATTGCCTTCCCTAAAAATAATAAAGCATCAGATCCTATGACTCAGGCTCCAAGTCTTGTGGCTGATAAACAGTTGGAAGAACTTGCCCTTCATGTAGATTTAGAAAATGAATAA
- the hisS gene encoding histidine--tRNA ligase, with protein MKLQKPKGTQDILPADSAKWQYVENVARETFKKYNYGEIRTPMFEHYEVISRSVGDTTDIVTKEMYDFHDKGDRHITLRPEGTAPVVRSYVENKLFAPEVQKPVKVYYIGSMFRYERPQAGRLREFHQLGVECFGSKNPATDVETIAMVYQLFNTLGIKEVILHLNSLGNTESRLAYRQALIDYLIPMRDTLSKDSQRRLDENPLRVLDSKEKEDKVAVENAPSILDYLDDESQAHFDEVRAMLDSLNIPYVIDTNMVRGLDYYNHTIFEFITTIDNSELTICAGGRYDSLVEYFGGPETAGFGFGLGLERLLLVLDKQGIELPVEESLDVYIAVLGSGANGKALELVQAIRYQGFKAERDYLGRKIKAQFKSADTFKAKTVITLGESEVESGQVNVKNNSTREEVTVSFEELTKNFAAVLKQLEK; from the coding sequence ATGAAGCTTCAAAAACCTAAGGGAACGCAGGATATTTTACCTGCTGATAGTGCTAAATGGCAGTACGTAGAAAATGTTGCACGTGAAACATTTAAGAAATACAATTATGGTGAAATTCGTACACCTATGTTTGAACATTACGAGGTCATTTCACGTTCAGTAGGTGATACAACTGACATCGTTACTAAGGAAATGTACGATTTTCATGATAAGGGAGACCGTCATATCACACTTCGTCCAGAAGGAACAGCACCGGTTGTACGCTCTTATGTAGAAAATAAACTCTTTGCGCCAGAGGTTCAAAAACCCGTTAAAGTTTATTATATTGGATCAATGTTTCGTTATGAACGTCCTCAAGCAGGACGCTTGCGTGAGTTCCACCAACTTGGTGTAGAGTGCTTTGGATCAAAAAATCCAGCCACAGATGTTGAAACCATTGCTATGGTCTACCAACTCTTTAATACGCTTGGCATCAAGGAAGTTATCCTTCATTTGAATAGCCTTGGAAATACTGAGAGTCGTCTGGCTTATCGTCAGGCCTTGATTGACTACTTGATACCAATGCGTGATACTTTATCAAAAGATAGTCAACGCCGTTTGGATGAAAATCCTTTGCGAGTACTCGATTCAAAAGAAAAAGAAGATAAGGTTGCAGTTGAAAATGCACCCTCTATTCTTGATTATTTAGATGACGAAAGTCAAGCGCACTTTGACGAAGTGCGTGCCATGCTCGATAGTCTTAACATTCCTTATGTGATTGATACTAATATGGTACGTGGTCTTGATTACTATAACCACACGATTTTTGAATTTATTACCACTATTGATAATTCTGAATTGACAATCTGTGCGGGCGGTCGTTACGATAGTTTGGTTGAATACTTCGGTGGTCCAGAAACAGCTGGTTTTGGTTTTGGACTTGGTTTAGAACGCTTGCTTTTGGTTCTTGATAAACAAGGTATTGAACTTCCGGTGGAAGAAAGTCTAGATGTTTACATTGCAGTACTTGGTTCAGGTGCTAATGGTAAAGCTCTTGAGTTAGTTCAAGCTATCCGCTATCAAGGATTTAAAGCTGAACGTGATTACCTTGGACGGAAGATTAAGGCACAATTCAAGTCAGCAGATACCTTCAAGGCCAAGACTGTTATCACATTAGGTGAGAGTGAAGTGGAGTCAGGTCAAGTTAATGTCAAAAATAATTCTACTCGTGAGGAAGTTACTGTAAGTTTCGAAGAGCTAACTAAGAACTTTGCAGCAGTCCTCAAACAGTTAGAAAAGTAG
- a CDS encoding vitamin B12 independent methionine synthase, which yields MSKVHYHFDHVGSYLRPQALKEAREKFANGEISQEELLKVQDELVKELVHHEVENGLQVVSDGEFGRSWWHLDFLWNLTGFEAYQQEDSYKFHGAKTRTTNVRINGKIAENPNHPFYRDFEYLKSVTPEGITPKVTIPSPSLIINRDHRSDLYADYYDSWTDFLDDLAKAYHDTIQHFYDLGARYVQLDDTTWGYLIQQFENEKNNPEKTAELAKIAEDDVYTINKVLEGLPEDLTLATHICRGNFKSTYLFEGGYDSVAKYLGKLNYDIFFLEYDDARSGSFAPLPTIWNNRDHVELVLGVITSKDPALEDVDAAIARIHEAAELVPLKNLGISTQCGFASTEEGNILTEQDEWNKLQLIKTITDKVWS from the coding sequence ATGAGTAAAGTTCATTATCATTTTGATCATGTTGGTTCTTACCTTCGTCCACAAGCTTTAAAAGAAGCACGTGAAAAATTTGCCAATGGTGAGATTTCGCAAGAAGAATTGTTGAAAGTACAAGATGAATTGGTTAAGGAATTGGTTCATCATGAGGTAGAAAATGGTCTTCAAGTAGTTTCTGATGGTGAATTTGGTCGTTCTTGGTGGCACCTTGATTTCCTATGGAACCTAACTGGTTTTGAAGCTTACCAACAAGAAGATTCATATAAATTCCATGGAGCTAAGACACGTACTACCAACGTTCGTATCAATGGTAAAATTGCCGAAAATCCTAATCATCCTTTCTATCGTGACTTTGAATATCTTAAATCAGTGACTCCTGAAGGAATTACTCCAAAAGTAACTATTCCAAGTCCATCACTCATCATTAACCGTGACCACCGTAGTGATCTTTATGCAGATTACTATGATTCATGGACAGATTTTCTTGATGATTTGGCAAAAGCTTACCATGATACCATCCAACATTTCTACGATTTGGGTGCACGTTATGTACAGTTGGATGATACGACTTGGGGTTATTTGATTCAACAGTTTGAGAATGAAAAAAATAATCCTGAGAAAACAGCTGAGTTGGCAAAAATTGCTGAGGATGATGTATACACTATCAATAAAGTCTTGGAAGGTCTTCCAGAAGATTTGACTTTGGCTACTCATATTTGTCGTGGAAACTTTAAATCAACTTATCTTTTTGAAGGTGGCTATGATTCAGTAGCTAAATATCTTGGGAAATTGAATTATGATATCTTCTTCTTGGAATACGATGATGCGCGTTCAGGTAGCTTCGCACCACTTCCAACGATTTGGAATAACCGTGATCATGTTGAATTGGTGCTTGGTGTGATTACTTCTAAGGATCCAGCTTTGGAAGATGTAGATGCTGCCATCGCTCGTATCCATGAAGCGGCTGAGCTTGTACCACTTAAGAACCTTGGTATATCAACTCAATGTGGTTTTGCATCAACTGAAGAAGGCAATATCTTGACTGAGCAAGACGAGTGGAATAAATTACAATTGATTAAAACAATTACTGATAAAGTTTGGTCATAA
- the yaaA gene encoding peroxide stress protein YaaA, producing the protein MIRFLIPTAKEMKASKEVPSQKLSEKSAAILTEMAKLSTDELSTAYKIKPEQAEKEKQRWAAILSGEAKNYPAVELFNGLMYRHIKRSDLSTYEKDFLGQQVFITSSFYGIIPAFYPIQEHRHDFHTKIKVNGQSLKNYWRAEYDQFLEESQAPVVSLLSSEFEDVFSPTLRKQLFTVSFMEDRNGVLKTHSTISKKARGAFLTAVMEENCQTINALRKLSFDDFNYREDLSSNNELVFVKIV; encoded by the coding sequence ATGATTAGATTTTTAATTCCAACCGCAAAAGAAATGAAGGCCAGTAAGGAAGTTCCGTCTCAAAAATTATCTGAAAAGAGTGCGGCTATCCTAACTGAAATGGCAAAATTATCCACAGATGAATTGTCCACAGCTTATAAAATAAAGCCTGAGCAGGCTGAGAAAGAGAAGCAGCGCTGGGCTGCGATTTTGTCTGGAGAAGCGAAGAACTATCCGGCTGTCGAGCTTTTTAATGGACTGATGTATCGTCACATCAAACGTAGTGACTTATCCACATATGAAAAAGATTTCTTAGGCCAACAAGTATTCATCACATCTTCCTTTTATGGGATTATTCCCGCTTTTTATCCGATTCAAGAACATCGTCATGATTTTCATACGAAGATCAAGGTTAATGGTCAGTCCTTAAAAAACTATTGGCGTGCTGAATATGACCAATTTCTAGAGGAGAGTCAAGCTCCAGTTGTTTCTTTACTTTCAAGTGAATTTGAGGATGTTTTTAGTCCAACTCTTCGTAAGCAGTTATTCACGGTTAGCTTTATGGAAGACCGCAATGGGGTTCTTAAGACTCACTCTACGATCTCCAAAAAGGCAAGAGGGGCTTTTTTGACAGCTGTTATGGAGGAGAATTGTCAAACGATTAATGCTTTACGAAAATTGTCTTTTGATGATTTTAACTATCGTGAGGATTTATCCTCTAACAATGAGCTAGTTTTTGTTAAAATCGTCTAA